One genomic window of Sulfuricella sp. includes the following:
- a CDS encoding PilT/PilU family type 4a pilus ATPase: MDLAPVFKFMAEKQASDLFISAGAPVYIKMEGELRAINAQVLDVAMVKKAIFGLMTEAQIQTFEAHSELNFGLSVADAGRFRINVFRQRGSVAMVARYITNQIPSLEKSGLPPVLKDLVLEKRGLILVVGATGSGKSTTLASMIDHRNTSKSGHILTIEDPIEFVHKHKKSLVNQREIGIDTETYASALLNSLREAPDVLLIGEIRDTATMKQALIITQTGHLCLGTLHANNAYHAINRIVSFFPEDERESLLLDLSMTLKGIISQRLVKGVDGKRVAAVEILLNTFYVSELIQKGEVDKLKDAIEQSLNAGSRTFERSLLELYASGRISREEALVNADSRTDMEWLISNVSQEKGKGGTRGNTQVEIQAPRESVGESLEGFTLNPEFLEQIGSSSPGFPKR, encoded by the coding sequence GTGGATCTTGCCCCGGTTTTCAAATTCATGGCGGAGAAGCAGGCTTCTGACCTGTTTATCTCCGCAGGCGCCCCGGTCTATATCAAGATGGAGGGGGAACTGCGCGCCATCAACGCCCAGGTGCTGGACGTGGCCATGGTCAAGAAAGCCATCTTCGGCCTCATGACCGAAGCGCAGATTCAGACTTTCGAGGCGCATTCCGAGCTGAATTTCGGTCTCTCGGTGGCGGATGCCGGGCGCTTCCGCATCAATGTGTTCCGCCAGCGCGGCAGCGTGGCCATGGTGGCGCGTTATATCACCAACCAGATCCCCTCGCTGGAGAAAAGCGGCCTGCCGCCGGTGCTGAAAGACCTGGTGCTTGAGAAGCGCGGCCTGATCCTGGTGGTGGGTGCAACCGGTTCAGGCAAATCCACCACGCTTGCTTCCATGATCGATCATCGCAATACCAGCAAGTCGGGGCATATTCTTACCATTGAGGATCCGATCGAGTTTGTGCACAAGCACAAAAAATCGCTGGTGAATCAGCGTGAAATCGGGATCGATACTGAAACCTATGCCTCCGCCCTGCTCAATTCCCTGCGCGAGGCGCCCGATGTGCTGCTGATCGGCGAGATCCGCGATACCGCGACCATGAAGCAGGCCCTGATCATTACCCAGACCGGCCATTTATGCCTCGGCACCCTGCACGCCAATAACGCGTATCACGCCATCAACCGCATTGTGAGTTTTTTTCCGGAAGACGAGCGCGAGTCCCTGTTGCTCGACCTTTCCATGACGCTGAAGGGGATTATTTCCCAGCGTCTGGTCAAGGGCGTGGACGGCAAGCGGGTGGCTGCGGTCGAGATTCTGCTGAATACTTTTTATGTGTCCGAGCTGATCCAGAAAGGCGAGGTGGACAAGCTCAAGGATGCCATCGAACAGAGCCTGAATGCGGGTTCCCGAACGTTCGAACGTTCCCTGCTGGAGCTTTATGCCAGTGGCAGGATCAGCCGTGAGGAGGCTCTGGTCAACGCCGATTCGCGCACCGACATGGAATGGCTGATCAGCAACGTTTCGCAGGAAAAGGGCAAGGGCGGGACGCGCGGCAATACCCAGGTCGAAATCCAGGCGCCTCGGGAAAGCGTGGGCGAAAGCCTGGAAGGCTTTACCCTCAACCCGGAATTCCTGGAACAGATCGGTTCCTCTTCCCCGGGATTCCCCAAGCGCTAA
- a CDS encoding ABC transporter ATP-binding protein/permease, producing the protein MRPSPNGTIPSKNRNDWKTIRTLLPYLWEFKGRVVLAILLLLAAKVANVAVPLVLKDIVDALDQPRAMLALPVFLLLAYGMLRFMSTLFGELRDAVFAKAAQRSVRRVALKVFRHLHELALRFHLERQTGGISRDIERGTRGIGFLLNFMLFNILPTMVEIGLIAAILLAKYDIWFSIITFTTLVAYIVFTLIITEWRMVFRRTMNDMDSKANSRAIDSLLNYETVKYFSNEEFETRRYDENLQVWEQAAIRNTTSLAALNAGQSLIIAIGVTALMLLAGQGVVDGTMTLGDLVLVNAYMIQIYIPLHFLGFVYREIKHSLADMEKMFALVEQHAEVQDQPGAAELKLEHGAIRFEEAHFHYDEKRQILHGISFEVPAGQTVAVAGASGAGKSTLSRLLFRFYDVTAGRILIDGQDIRAVTQKSLRQAIGIVPQDTVLFNESIYYNIAYGRPDATREEIIQAARHAHIHEFIESLPDQYESLVGERGLKLSGGEKQRVAIARAILKNPRILIFDEATSALDSKSEKAIQAELKQIAHNRTTLVIAHRLSTIVEANQILVMDQGRITERGTHLELLALHGAYAQMWALQQQEESEQPLNAI; encoded by the coding sequence ATGCGCCCCTCTCCTAACGGCACGATTCCCTCAAAAAACCGCAACGACTGGAAGACCATCCGCACCCTGCTGCCCTATCTTTGGGAATTCAAGGGCCGGGTCGTTCTTGCGATTTTGTTGCTGCTGGCCGCCAAGGTCGCCAACGTGGCCGTGCCTCTGGTGCTCAAGGACATAGTCGACGCCCTTGACCAGCCGCGTGCCATGCTGGCCCTGCCGGTATTCCTGCTGCTGGCTTATGGCATGCTGCGCTTCATGTCCACGCTGTTTGGCGAACTGCGCGATGCGGTTTTTGCCAAGGCGGCCCAGCGCTCCGTCCGGCGCGTGGCCCTCAAGGTCTTCCGCCACCTGCATGAACTGGCGCTGCGTTTTCACCTGGAGCGGCAAACCGGCGGCATTTCGCGCGACATCGAGCGTGGCACACGCGGTATCGGTTTCCTGCTCAATTTCATGCTCTTCAACATTCTGCCCACCATGGTCGAGATCGGCCTGATAGCCGCCATCCTGCTGGCCAAATACGACATCTGGTTTTCCATCATCACCTTCACCACCCTGGTGGCTTACATCGTCTTCACCCTGATCATCACCGAATGGCGCATGGTGTTCCGCCGCACCATGAACGACATGGATTCCAAGGCCAACAGCCGCGCCATCGACAGCTTGCTGAACTACGAAACCGTGAAATACTTCAGCAATGAGGAATTCGAGACCCGGCGCTACGACGAAAACCTGCAAGTGTGGGAACAAGCCGCGATCCGCAACACCACCTCGCTCGCCGCCCTCAATGCCGGCCAAAGCCTTATCATCGCCATCGGCGTCACCGCGCTGATGCTGCTGGCCGGGCAAGGGGTGGTGGATGGCACCATGACACTGGGTGATCTGGTGCTGGTTAACGCCTACATGATCCAGATCTACATCCCGCTGCACTTTCTCGGCTTCGTCTACCGCGAGATCAAGCACTCTCTCGCCGACATGGAGAAAATGTTCGCCCTTGTGGAACAGCATGCCGAGGTGCAGGATCAGCCCGGCGCAGCGGAACTCAAGCTGGAACACGGCGCCATCCGTTTCGAGGAAGCCCATTTCCATTACGATGAAAAACGCCAGATCCTGCATGGCATCAGTTTCGAAGTGCCGGCAGGACAAACCGTGGCCGTGGCCGGCGCTTCCGGTGCGGGCAAATCCACCCTCTCCCGGCTGCTGTTCCGCTTCTATGATGTGACCGCCGGGCGCATCCTGATCGACGGCCAGGATATCCGCGCCGTGACGCAGAAATCCCTGCGCCAGGCCATCGGCATCGTGCCGCAGGACACCGTGCTGTTCAATGAAAGTATTTATTACAACATTGCCTACGGCCGCCCGGACGCGACACGGGAGGAAATCATCCAGGCGGCGCGTCATGCGCATATCCATGAATTCATCGAATCCCTGCCGGATCAATATGAATCCCTGGTAGGCGAGCGCGGACTGAAGCTCTCCGGTGGCGAAAAACAGCGCGTCGCCATCGCCCGCGCCATCCTGAAAAACCCGCGCATCCTGATCTTCGACGAAGCCACCTCTGCCCTGGACTCCAAATCGGAAAAAGCCATCCAGGCCGAACTGAAACAGATCGCCCATAACCGCACCACGCTAGTGATCGCCCACCGGCTTTCCACTATTGTAGAGGCCAACCAGATCCTGGTGATGGATCAAGGCCGTATCACCGAACGCGGCACCCACCTTGAACTCCTGGCGCTGCATGGTGCCTACGCCCAGATGTGGGCGCTGCAGCAACAGGAAGAATCCGAGCAACCCCTCAATGCCATTTAA
- a CDS encoding thioredoxin domain-containing protein gives MATVDLNKENFSDVITGNDIVVVDFWAPWCGPCKSFAPTYEAVSEKIPAVVFAKVNTEVEQEMAHHFQIRSIPTLMIFREQIIIYSEPGALPGPALEDIIAQVQALDMAEVHKQIAAENAK, from the coding sequence ATGGCCACTGTAGATCTGAATAAAGAAAATTTTTCCGATGTCATCACCGGTAACGATATAGTCGTGGTGGATTTCTGGGCGCCGTGGTGCGGCCCGTGCAAATCCTTCGCCCCAACTTATGAAGCGGTTTCAGAAAAAATCCCCGCAGTGGTATTTGCCAAGGTCAACACCGAAGTGGAACAGGAAATGGCGCACCATTTCCAGATCCGCTCCATTCCCACCCTGATGATCTTCCGCGAACAAATCATCATCTACTCCGAGCCAGGCGCCCTGCCAGGGCCTGCGCTGGAAGACATCATCGCCCAAGTCCAGGCGCTGGACATGGCGGAAGTCCATAAGCAGATCGCGGCAGAAAACGCCAAGTAG
- the arfB gene encoding alternative ribosome rescue aminoacyl-tRNA hydrolase ArfB, producing MIRITPQLAIDEREIVLQFIRASGPGGQNVNKVATAVQLRFDVAHSPNLPEDVRARLMRLAGSRLTTEGELVIEAKRFRSQERNREDAIGRLVELIRRATEKPKPRVATRPTLASKKRRLEAKKQRGEIKRGRGSVSE from the coding sequence ATGATTCGAATTACACCACAGCTCGCCATCGATGAGCGCGAAATTGTACTGCAATTTATCCGTGCTTCCGGGCCCGGCGGGCAGAATGTCAACAAGGTGGCGACGGCAGTGCAGTTGCGCTTCGACGTGGCCCATTCACCCAACCTGCCCGAGGATGTGCGCGCCCGGTTGATGCGTCTGGCGGGCAGCCGCCTGACGACCGAGGGTGAACTGGTGATCGAGGCGAAGCGCTTTCGCTCCCAGGAACGCAACCGCGAGGATGCGATTGGCCGCCTGGTGGAACTGATTCGCCGCGCCACCGAAAAGCCCAAGCCACGCGTGGCCACCCGGCCCACGCTGGCGTCAAAAAAACGCCGCCTGGAAGCCAAGAAGCAGCGCGGCGAGATCAAGCGCGGACGCGGCTCGGTAAGCGAGTAG
- a CDS encoding peptidylprolyl isomerase translates to MVEMKTNLGSFTLELYPDKSPKTVENFLRYVKGGLYKGTVFHRVIDNFMIQGGGFDKNLHEKETFYPIQNEATNGLKNEIYTIAMARTMDPHSASAQFFINAKDNAFLNHTAPNTRGWGYAVFGKVVKGQEVVMKIAKVKTGPRDPLPSDVPLENVVIEDVKLLP, encoded by the coding sequence ATGGTTGAAATGAAGACCAACCTTGGCAGCTTTACCCTGGAACTGTATCCGGACAAATCCCCAAAAACTGTCGAAAACTTCCTCCGCTATGTAAAAGGCGGCCTATACAAGGGCACGGTATTTCACCGCGTGATCGACAATTTCATGATACAGGGTGGCGGTTTCGACAAAAATCTGCATGAAAAAGAGACTTTTTATCCCATCCAGAATGAAGCCACCAACGGCCTGAAGAACGAGATCTACACCATTGCCATGGCACGCACCATGGACCCCCACTCCGCCTCGGCGCAGTTTTTCATCAACGCCAAGGACAACGCATTTCTCAACCATACCGCCCCCAACACGCGCGGCTGGGGCTATGCCGTGTTCGGCAAGGTCGTCAAAGGCCAGGAAGTCGTCATGAAAATCGCCAAGGTCAAAACCGGCCCGCGCGACCCCTTACCCTCCGATGTGCCGCTGGAAAACGTGGTGATCGAGGATGTAAAACTACTGCCTTGA